The Litorilinea aerophila region AGGAAATGGGCGGATCGGTCACCATCTGGTCGGTACGAAAGACGCGCTGGCCGCCGGGCATCAGCGGCACATCGAAGGTGCTGATGATCTGGGCCTTCGCAAAGAATCCCAGAAAGCGGGCCGGGCCGTCGCCGATGTTGCGGAAGTTGTGGGGCATCCTCTCCGGCACCAGGACAAGATCGCCGGCAGCCAGTCGCCGGGTCTCGTCGCCGATTTCGGCCTGCAGGGCGCCAGAGAGGACGATAACCACCTCTTCGGCGCTATCCGTGTGCCGGCCGACCGCAAAGCCCGGCTCCAGCTCGGCCAGGATGACGGCGGAGTCTCGCGCCCCCGTGTCGCCGTAGGAGACAAAAGCCGCCCGATGGCGCAGGCTTGGGTCGTGGTTCGACCAGAAAGTTTCCCCCAGGTCTATGTCGTCAAGAGAGAGCGAGAACAAGGCTGGTCCTCCAGGTTTGCAGGGCGCGGTTTGCTTGGTCAAGGTAGTATGAAAGAGAGGGTGACGATGTCACGCTCTCGATCCTAGTTCTGCCCCGGCGCCGGGATCGCCCCAATCTGTTGCAAGATGCCCAGCAAGTCGGGCACGCCCCAGAGTTCGACGATTTTTCCATTCTCGAAGCGCAT contains the following coding sequences:
- a CDS encoding cupin domain-containing protein — encoded protein: MFSLSLDDIDLGETFWSNHDPSLRHRAAFVSYGDTGARDSAVILAELEPGFAVGRHTDSAEEVVIVLSGALQAEIGDETRRLAAGDLVLVPERMPHNFRNIGDGPARFLGFFAKAQIISTFDVPLMPGGQRVFRTDQMVTDPPIS